Proteins from one Desulfonema limicola genomic window:
- a CDS encoding Uma2 family endonuclease, with amino-acid sequence MSRTIQALERQGPPEIHYIPYSKDEITYPESDGRPMADNTKQFSWIVKIKEGLEVMFADRPDVFVAGDLLWYPVKGDNKKRAAPDAMVVFGRPKGHRGAYIQYKEEDIAPQVVFEVLSPGNTKAEMKKKLGFYRQYGVEEYYIYDPDNITFEGWLRTSGKLLKIKKIQGWTSPRLGIRFELTDEELFIYRPDGERFLSFVEERRQREQTQKEIKKEKKLREQAEAAAKKEKQRADMLEAKLKALGML; translated from the coding sequence ATGTCAAGAACAATCCAGGCTCTTGAAAGACAGGGGCCGCCTGAAATTCATTATATACCATACAGCAAAGATGAAATAACATACCCTGAAAGCGACGGCAGGCCAATGGCAGATAATACAAAGCAGTTTAGCTGGATTGTAAAGATCAAGGAAGGTCTGGAGGTGATGTTTGCAGACAGACCAGATGTTTTTGTTGCCGGAGACCTGCTCTGGTATCCGGTCAAAGGGGATAATAAAAAAAGAGCAGCTCCTGATGCAATGGTGGTATTTGGAAGACCAAAGGGACACCGGGGAGCATACATTCAATATAAAGAGGAAGATATTGCCCCCCAGGTAGTTTTTGAGGTGCTGTCACCTGGAAATACAAAAGCAGAAATGAAAAAAAAGCTGGGATTTTACAGGCAATATGGTGTTGAAGAATATTATATTTATGATCCTGATAATATCACCTTTGAAGGCTGGCTTCGTACCAGCGGGAAACTCTTGAAAATTAAAAAAATTCAGGGATGGACAAGCCCCCGCTTAGGTATCAGGTTTGAGCTTACAGATGAGGAACTTTTTATATATCGGCCTGATGGGGAAAGATTTCTGAGTTTTGTTGAAGAAAGAAGGCAGAGAGAACAAACTCAAAAAGAAATTAAAAAGGAAAAGAAGCTGAGAGAACAGGCTGAAGCAGCCGCAAAAAAGGAAAAACAGCGGGCAGATATGCTGGAAGCAAAATTAAAAGCATTGGGAATGCTTTAA
- a CDS encoding RnfABCDGE type electron transport complex subunit B, with protein MNIVTIGLSAATLFGMAVIICYILGWANKAFYVKVDPRIDAINEALPGANCGGCGFVGCNDYAEAVVNNGAPVNKCPVGGASCAESVAAIMGIEVGESFPQRPIVHCTAKAAERKGRTEYRGEMTCKAANLVADVQGCTYGCLGFGDCTRACKYDAIHIIDGLATVNYDKCIGCGACGSVCPRNIITITPFRRSQILAVGCSNKDSGKDVMSVCEVGCIGCKACARKSELFKIVDNLPTIDYDNWNAECSLEVLEACEKCPRNRLIFVGKPLDEDIIAISEKEAPAIVEADFKTTVDDTEWRG; from the coding sequence ATGAACATAGTAACCATAGGTCTTTCCGCTGCCACTTTGTTTGGAATGGCGGTGATCATATGCTATATTCTGGGATGGGCAAACAAAGCGTTTTATGTAAAGGTTGATCCCAGAATAGATGCAATAAATGAGGCTTTGCCAGGGGCAAATTGCGGAGGCTGCGGCTTTGTTGGCTGCAATGACTATGCTGAAGCAGTTGTAAATAACGGCGCACCTGTAAACAAGTGCCCGGTGGGCGGAGCATCCTGTGCTGAATCAGTTGCAGCCATCATGGGAATAGAAGTAGGGGAAAGTTTTCCCCAGCGCCCCATAGTTCACTGCACAGCAAAAGCAGCGGAAAGAAAAGGCCGCACGGAATATCGGGGTGAAATGACCTGCAAGGCCGCTAACCTTGTAGCTGATGTCCAGGGCTGCACATATGGATGCCTGGGATTTGGCGACTGCACCCGTGCATGTAAATACGATGCCATACATATTATTGACGGGCTGGCAACAGTAAACTATGACAAGTGCATAGGCTGCGGAGCCTGCGGCAGTGTCTGTCCCAGAAACATCATCACCATAACACCTTTTAGAAGATCTCAAATCCTTGCAGTAGGCTGCTCCAACAAAGACAGCGGCAAGGATGTTATGTCTGTCTGCGAGGTGGGCTGTATAGGATGCAAGGCATGTGCCCGTAAATCCGAGCTTTTCAAGATTGTGGACAACCTGCCAACCATTGATTATGACAACTGGAATGCAGAATGTTCCCTTGAAGTGCTGGAAGCATGTGAAAAATGTCCAAGAAACCGTCTGATCTTTGTAGGCAAGCCCTTAGACGAAGATATTATTGCAATATCAGAAAAAGAAGCTCCTGCAATTGTGGAAGCTGATTTTAAAACCACTGTGGATGATACAGAATGGCGGGGCTAA